A single region of the Sus scrofa isolate TJ Tabasco breed Duroc chromosome 17, Sscrofa11.1, whole genome shotgun sequence genome encodes:
- the CDK5RAP1 gene encoding CDK5 regulatory subunit-associated protein 1 isoform X3: protein MNVNDTEIAWSILQKNGYLRTSNLQEADVILLVTCSIREKAEQTIWNRLHQLKALKSKRLRSQVPLRIGILGCMAERLKEEILNREKMVDILAGPDAYRDLPRLLAVAESGQQAANVLLSLDETYADVLPVQTSPSATSAFVSIMRGCDNMCSYCIVPFTRGRERSRPVASILEEVRKLSEQGLKEVTLLGQNVNSFRDTSEVQFNNAVSTNLSRGFSSNYKTKQGGLRFAHLLDQVSRIDPEMRIRFTSPHPKDFPDEVLQLIHDRDNICKQIHLPAQSGSSRVLEAMRRGYSREAYVELVHHIRESIPGVSLSSDFIAGFCGETEEDHLQTVSLLQEVQYNMGFLFAYSMRQKTRAYHRLKDDIPEEVKLRRLEELITVFREEATKANKTFVGCIQLVLVEGFSKRSSTDLCGRNDGNLKVIFPDVELEDVTNSGLKVRAQPGDYVLVKITSASSQTLKGHVLRRTSLKDSAAYS, encoded by the exons GCTGATGTGATCCTCCTTGTCACATGTTCTATCAG GGAGAAGGCTGAACAGACCATTTGGAATCGTTTACATCAGCTCAAAGCCCTGAAGTCAAAACGGCTCCGCTCCCAAGTACCTCTGAGGATTGGGATTCTAG GCTGCATGGCTGAGAGGTTGAAGGAGGAGATCCTCAACAGGGAGAAGATGGTGGATATTTTGGCTGGTCCGGATGCCTATCGGGACCTTCCTCGGCTGCTTGCTGTTGCAGAGTCAGGCCAGCAAGCTGCCAATGTGCTGCTGTCTCTGGATGAGACCTATGCCGATGTCTTGCCGGTCCAGACGAGCCCCAGTGCTACTTCTGCTTTTGT GTCTATCATGCGAGGCTGTGACAACATGTGCAGCTACTGCATTGTTCCTTTCACACGTGGCCGGGAGAGGAGTCGGCCTGTTGCCTCCATTCTAGAGGAAGTGAGGAAACTTTCTGAGCAG ggACTAAAAGAAGTGACGCTCCTTGGTCAGAATGTTAATAGTTTTCGGGACACTTCAGAGGTCCAGTTCAACAATGCAGTGTCCACCAACCTCAGCCGTGGCTTTTCCTCCAACTATAAAACCAAGCAAGGGGGTCTTCGTTTTGCTCACCTTCTGGACCAGGTCTCCCGAATAGATCCTGAAATGAGGATCCGTTTCACCTCTCCTCACCCCAAGGACTTTCCTGATGAG GTTCTGCAGCTGATTCATGACAGAGACAACATCTGTAAACAGATCCACCTACCAGCCCAGAGTGGAAGCAGCCGTGTATTGGAAGCCATGCGGAGGGG ATATTCAAGAGAAGCTTATGTGGAATTAGTTCATCATATCAGAGAGTCTATCCCAG GTGTGAGCCTCAGCAGTGATTTCATTGCTGGCTTTTGTGGTGAGACGGAAGAAGATCACCTCCAGACAGTGTCTTTGCTTCAGGAAGTTCAGTACAACATGGGCTTCCTCTTTGCCTATAGCATGAGGCAg AAGACACGTGCATATCACAGACTAAAGGATGATATCccagaagaggtaaaattaagGCGTTTGGAGGAACTTATTACTGTCTTCCGAGAAGAAGCAACAAAAGCCAACAAGACCTTTGTGGGCTGTATCCAGCTGGTGCTGGTGGAGGGG TTCAGTAAACGCTCTTCCACTGACCTGTGTGGCCGGAATGATGGAAACCTTAAGGTGATCTTTCCTGATGTAGAGCTGGAGGATGTCACCAACTCTGGGCTTAAGGTCCGAGCTCAACCTGGCGACTATGTGCTGGTGAAG ATCACCTCTGCCAGCTCTCAGACACTTAAAGGACATGTTCTCCGTAGGACCAGTCTGAAGGACTCTGCAGCATATAGCTGA